The Augochlora pura isolate Apur16 unplaced genomic scaffold, APUR_v2.2.1 APUR_unplaced_225, whole genome shotgun sequence genome segment atattttattatacataatacgaaaatcttttatttctaatgtCGAATCTAagatgttataattataaaatccatAGCTTGAAGTGATCGAAACcaatgacaatattttattgaacgaCTTTAGAGCATTAGAAAATGATGAGTATCTACAGTCTATGACAGAGTTGAATCGCATTCAAATATTCGTTCGTTTCGGCGCGTCTCCACAGCTGCTGGTCTGGCGACATCATCGAGCAATCGTTCATCGGCTGGCGGAAACGGCGGTCCGAATCAGCAGGACGACGAAGACGTTGatctcgtcgtcgacggtgaCGATGTTGCCGAGTTTGGACCAGCCCAGTATTCCGAGGCCGACGTGATTGCGCCCCGTATGGAAGGAACGCCGAGGgaacaaaaagagagagacgctCTTCGAGAAGCGGTGATCTCGCCGAACGCGCCTAATTCGATACACACGCCGCAGACTCCGGAACAGGGGATGGTCGAGGTCAAGCCCGAACCAGGAACCATGACCCCTCTGGGCCAGAGCGAGCAAGGCGAGGGGATCGCGTCGTCGCCCAGAAGAGACGGAGACACGCCTGTCATCGAGGCTCTCAGGGGAAGGATTCGAGAACTCGAAGCGGAGATGCGAGGCCAACCGTTCAAATGTCTCATCTGCATGGTAAGTTTTCGTTATGGTTGGACGGGCAGCTGTCAAAACATTCTCATCAATCGATTCAATATTCAGTTTGTTAGTGTtaggatatttaatattaggtGAAGTAAAAAGTTCTGAGCCTTCTTTATTTCGACGATGAAACTAACAAAGTTAGAATGATTCGATTTAGATCAAATATGCGCCATTTTGTTCGGCAACTTTTGTCCATTTTCAAGGCAATTTCATAATTCCGCGATCGAAGAAATCCTCGTCCCTATTGGTAAAAAACTTGACCAGCTCATTTGCACAAGCCCCTCTTGAGGTCAGTTTTTGCCatcaagaaaattttgcaaatgctTGAACAGGTGATAATTGCTTGGTGCCAGGTCTTAGCTATACGGCGGGTGCAATATAATCTCCCATCCAAGCTCTTGGAGCGTCTGGCGCGTAGTTAAAAATGAGTGCGGCCTGGCGTTGTCTTGATGGAAAACAACG includes the following:
- the LOC144477599 gene encoding E3 ubiquitin-protein ligase Rnf220-like yields the protein ARIRVKNRKRKADEPSCPVCNERLSGSPEELNQHVERCLSKHNNGNPAGQNNLDDEEVDVEGDAETFEEYEWAGQRRVRATSMLVGGFSAAGLATSSSNRSSAGGNGGPNQQDDEDVDLVVDGDDVAEFGPAQYSEADVIAPRMEGTPREQKERDALREAVISPNAPNSIHTPQTPEQGMVEVKPEPGTMTPLGQSEQGEGIASSPRRDGDTPVIEALRGRIRELEAEMRGQPFKCLICMEQYKKPVTSVCCWHVHCEQCWLHTLGAKKLCPQCNMITSPSDLRRIYM